A region of Cardinium endosymbiont of Sogatella furcifera DNA encodes the following proteins:
- the rpmC gene encoding 50S ribosomal protein L29, with protein MKYKDIQLLSSEECNDKLKEELDYLVKLRFAHSVSPIENPMKIRQTRKSIARLKTAQNSCLGQPSEL; from the coding sequence ATGAAGTATAAAGATATTCAGTTACTTTCTTCTGAAGAATGCAACGATAAGCTAAAGGAAGAGTTGGATTATTTAGTAAAGCTAAGATTTGCTCATTCGGTTTCCCCTATTGAGAACCCTATGAAAATTAGGCAAACGAGAAAATCTATTGCAAGACTAAAAACAGCTCAGAATAGTTGCCTCGGGCAACCATCAGAATTGTAA
- the rpsQ gene encoding 30S ribosomal protein S17, with protein MLRNRRKEKIGRVTSNKSHKTITVVIDTKSIHPVYGKFVKTATKFMAHDEENSCSIGDLVKIMETRPLSKKKRWRLVEIIERAK; from the coding sequence ATGCTGAGAAATAGAAGAAAAGAAAAGATCGGAAGGGTTACCAGTAATAAGTCCCATAAGACCATAACCGTTGTAATCGATACCAAATCCATACACCCTGTATATGGTAAGTTTGTCAAAACAGCCACTAAGTTTATGGCCCATGACGAGGAAAATAGTTGTAGTATTGGTGATCTGGTAAAGATTATGGAAACCCGTCCTTTAAGTAAAAAGAAGCGATGGAGGTTGGTTGAAATCATAGAAAGAGCTAAATAA
- the rplN gene encoding 50S ribosomal protein L14 yields MIQQESILKVADNSGAKTALCIRVLGGTRRRYAHVGDKIVVTVKTANPSSTLKKGTISKAVVVRTRKEVRRKDGSYIRFEDNAIVLIENNNEPKGTGVFGPVAREVRDKKFMKIASLADEVL; encoded by the coding sequence ATGATACAACAGGAATCAATACTAAAAGTAGCCGATAATAGTGGTGCAAAGACTGCCCTTTGTATTCGTGTTTTAGGTGGAACACGTAGGCGATATGCTCATGTGGGTGATAAAATTGTAGTAACCGTAAAAACGGCTAACCCTTCTAGTACCCTTAAAAAGGGCACCATCTCTAAAGCTGTAGTGGTACGTACCCGAAAGGAAGTAAGGCGTAAAGATGGTTCTTATATTCGCTTTGAAGACAATGCCATTGTTTTAATTGAAAATAATAATGAGCCAAAGGGAACGGGTGTTTTTGGGCCAGTTGCTAGGGAGGTTAGAGACAAGAAGTTTATGAAAATAGCTTCTTTAGCTGATGAAGTACTATAA
- the rplX gene encoding 50S ribosomal protein L24, giving the protein MKTTIKKHLKVHIRRGDRVKILAGKHRNEQGTVLKVFPKVYRAIVEGMNIVARHVKPSASNPKGTIQRQPSPIHISNLMLIDPASGEATRVGRKHNEVGKLQRYAKKTGNFIKNV; this is encoded by the coding sequence ATGAAAACAACAATAAAAAAGCACCTCAAGGTGCACATTCGAAGAGGAGACCGTGTGAAAATTTTGGCAGGTAAACATAGAAATGAACAGGGCACTGTTTTAAAGGTATTCCCCAAAGTATATCGTGCCATTGTCGAAGGTATGAATATAGTAGCCAGACATGTAAAGCCTTCTGCTTCAAATCCTAAAGGGACCATCCAGAGGCAGCCATCTCCTATCCATATTAGTAATCTCATGTTAATTGACCCGGCCAGTGGGGAAGCTACTCGTGTGGGAAGAAAACATAATGAAGTTGGTAAGCTCCAGCGGTATGCTAAAAAAACAGGAAATTTTATAAAAAATGTGTAA
- the rplE gene encoding 50S ribosomal protein L5, producing the protein MCKPRLQEKYFVEVIPALKALFGYHSPMQVPRLHKICINQGLGDGVSNKKLIQLGLEELTAIAGQCAVPTRAKRSVSNFKLRVGMPIGVKVTLRGRMMYEFLDRFISIALPRIRNFWGLRTTGFDGKGNYNVGIQEQIIFPEISIDKVLKINGMNVTFVTTAPNNEAALQLLKALGMPFNVEQD; encoded by the coding sequence ATGTGTAAGCCTAGATTACAAGAAAAGTATTTTGTAGAAGTTATTCCCGCGCTTAAAGCGCTATTTGGGTATCATTCTCCTATGCAGGTCCCTAGATTGCATAAGATATGTATCAACCAAGGGTTGGGTGATGGCGTATCCAATAAAAAATTGATTCAGCTTGGATTAGAGGAGTTAACCGCTATTGCTGGACAGTGTGCTGTGCCTACGCGTGCAAAAAGGTCCGTATCTAATTTTAAGCTTAGAGTCGGTATGCCTATTGGTGTAAAAGTAACTTTGCGTGGGCGAATGATGTATGAGTTTTTGGATCGTTTTATCTCTATTGCATTGCCCAGGATTAGAAATTTTTGGGGGTTGCGTACCACTGGATTTGATGGCAAGGGAAACTATAATGTGGGCATTCAAGAGCAAATCATATTCCCAGAAATTAGCATTGATAAGGTGCTTAAGATCAATGGTATGAATGTAACTTTTGTGACAACTGCCCCAAACAACGAAGCTGCACTTCAGCTCTTGAAAGCTTTAGGGATGCCCTTTAATGTGGAGCAAGATTAA
- the rpsN gene encoding 30S ribosomal protein S14: MAKESVKARDRKRRGLVAKYAAKRATLKAQGDYMALDKLPKNASPVRLRNRCNITGRGRGYIRKFGVSRLVFRQWALEGKLPGIRKASW, from the coding sequence ATGGCAAAAGAATCAGTTAAAGCAAGGGATAGGAAAAGAAGAGGTTTGGTAGCAAAATATGCTGCCAAGAGGGCTACTTTAAAGGCACAAGGTGACTATATGGCGCTCGATAAGCTGCCTAAGAATGCTTCTCCCGTACGGTTGCGCAACAGGTGCAATATAACTGGAAGAGGTCGTGGGTATATCAGAAAATTTGGCGTTTCCAGACTGGTATTTAGGCAATGGGCTTTAGAAGGGAAATTGCCAGGTATTCGTAAAGCAAGTTGGTAA
- the rpsH gene encoding 30S ribosomal protein S8, with amino-acid sequence MTTDPIADYLTRIRNAIHAKHSIVEIPASKTKTKLTEVLQEKGYIRGYKVVSRPNSVQPIIKIALKYDVFTKQSAIVKLQRVSKPGLRKYATVAAMPSVINGLGIAILSTSKGIMTDKEARKTHVGGEVLCYVY; translated from the coding sequence ATGACTACAGATCCAATAGCTGATTATCTTACTAGGATCAGAAATGCTATTCATGCCAAACATAGCATTGTAGAAATTCCTGCTTCAAAAACAAAGACGAAGCTTACAGAGGTCTTACAAGAAAAAGGATATATTCGGGGCTATAAAGTAGTGTCTAGGCCCAATAGTGTCCAGCCTATTATTAAAATTGCCCTCAAGTATGATGTTTTTACCAAGCAATCTGCTATTGTAAAGTTGCAGCGTGTAAGCAAACCAGGCTTGCGTAAGTACGCCACTGTAGCTGCTATGCCCAGTGTCATTAATGGGTTGGGTATCGCCATATTGTCCACTTCTAAAGGGATTATGACGGATAAAGAGGCCCGAAAAACCCATGTGGGTGGTGAGGTGCTTTGTTATGTTTACTAA
- the rplF gene encoding 50S ribosomal protein L6, translating into MSRIGKQPIHVPSGVVVSTIDGGIVEVKGAKGILRQQLHPAITVEIAETLVKIIPVDLKKSKALYGLYRALIQNMVVGVSVGFKSTLELVGVGYKASVQGKLLELSLGYSHDIVLVLPEEVTATAELPKGKSPLVHLACMDKQLLGQVAAKIRSLRKVEPYKGKGVRFLGEQVRRKVGKSTKK; encoded by the coding sequence ATGTCAAGAATAGGAAAGCAGCCCATTCATGTGCCATCAGGTGTGGTTGTATCCACAATAGATGGAGGGATTGTGGAAGTTAAAGGTGCGAAAGGCATCTTGCGTCAGCAACTTCATCCAGCCATTACGGTTGAAATTGCTGAAACACTCGTTAAAATTATACCCGTTGATCTTAAAAAATCTAAGGCACTTTATGGCCTTTATAGAGCTTTGATTCAAAATATGGTTGTAGGGGTCAGTGTTGGGTTTAAGTCTACCTTAGAGTTGGTAGGGGTTGGCTACAAAGCCAGTGTCCAAGGTAAATTGCTCGAGCTAAGCTTAGGTTATTCTCATGATATTGTTCTGGTTTTACCAGAAGAAGTAACGGCTACTGCTGAACTCCCTAAAGGGAAAAGTCCATTGGTACACTTAGCATGCATGGATAAGCAACTACTTGGTCAAGTAGCTGCTAAAATTCGTTCTCTAAGGAAGGTGGAGCCTTATAAAGGGAAGGGCGTTAGATTCTTAGGTGAGCAGGTGCGACGTAAGGTTGGTAAGTCTACTAAAAAGTAG
- the rplR gene encoding 50S ribosomal protein L18, whose amino-acid sequence MKIKDKKVERRLKVRKRIRKRVHGTRTQPRLSLFKSNTSMYAQLINDDTGETLLSSSLYKLKISKNNVAGALELGKAIAEQAIAKGITAIVFDRSGYIYHGKVKALAEGARAQGLKF is encoded by the coding sequence ATGAAAATAAAGGATAAAAAGGTAGAAAGGAGACTTAAAGTTAGAAAAAGAATTAGAAAGCGTGTGCATGGAACACGTACGCAGCCGCGTCTCTCTCTTTTTAAGAGCAATACCTCTATGTATGCACAGCTGATTAATGATGATACAGGGGAAACGCTGCTCTCTTCTTCTTTATACAAGTTAAAGATTAGTAAAAATAATGTTGCTGGAGCCTTGGAGCTAGGCAAAGCAATTGCTGAGCAAGCAATCGCCAAGGGCATTACAGCCATTGTATTTGATCGTTCGGGGTATATTTACCATGGCAAGGTCAAAGCTTTGGCAGAAGGTGCACGCGCACAAGGTCTTAAATTTTAG
- the rpsE gene encoding 30S ribosomal protein S5, protein MILGGKKLRASDYNLEERVVAINRVTKVVEGGRRFSSSAVVVVGNGDGVVGYGLGKAKELTDAIAKGVEEAKRNLIKVPILRDTIPHGAVGKYGGGHVLLKPAASGTGVIAGGGVRIVLESVGIKNVLSKSQGSSNPHNVVKATFKALLQLRDPLTIAKQRGISLDQVFNG, encoded by the coding sequence ATGATATTAGGTGGTAAAAAACTCAGGGCCAGTGACTATAATCTTGAAGAAAGGGTAGTTGCCATTAACCGTGTTACCAAGGTGGTGGAAGGAGGGCGGAGATTTAGTTCTTCTGCAGTGGTAGTAGTGGGAAATGGCGATGGTGTAGTAGGTTATGGGTTGGGTAAAGCAAAAGAGTTAACCGATGCGATTGCAAAGGGAGTAGAGGAAGCCAAGCGCAATCTTATTAAAGTCCCTATTTTACGCGATACCATTCCGCATGGTGCAGTTGGTAAATATGGTGGTGGCCATGTGTTGCTTAAGCCAGCAGCCTCTGGTACCGGTGTAATTGCCGGTGGCGGTGTGCGCATCGTTTTGGAAAGTGTGGGTATTAAGAATGTTTTGTCTAAGTCTCAAGGTTCTTCTAATCCGCATAATGTGGTCAAGGCGACTTTTAAGGCCCTATTGCAGTTGCGTGATCCTTTGACCATTGCCAAGCAGCGTGGCATCTCTTTAGATCAAGTCTTTAATGGATAA
- the rpmD gene encoding 50S ribosomal protein L30, protein MEKIKITQVRSLIKRPKSQKATIKALGLGRINKRVVVEATPQIWGMVSKVNHLVVTEKI, encoded by the coding sequence ATGGAAAAAATTAAAATTACTCAGGTACGTAGTTTAATCAAACGGCCTAAATCCCAAAAGGCTACCATCAAGGCACTTGGATTGGGTCGCATCAATAAACGTGTTGTGGTTGAAGCTACGCCTCAAATTTGGGGTATGGTAAGCAAAGTCAACCATTTAGTAGTTACAGAAAAGATATAA
- the rplO gene encoding 50S ribosomal protein L15 — protein sequence MELHTLKPAIGALHRKKRIGRGQGSGKGGTATRGHNGAQSRSGYKRKVGFEGGQQPLQRRIPMYGFKCPSRIEFTPLNLSTLQALADKYQVTCIDPIFLRKHNIIGKRERYKILGDGQLTLKLAVAAHRCSAAALQAIQNLGGAVTILPIYE from the coding sequence ATGGAATTACATACACTTAAACCAGCCATCGGTGCTTTACATCGTAAAAAACGCATCGGTAGAGGGCAAGGTTCTGGTAAAGGAGGCACCGCTACCCGTGGGCATAATGGTGCGCAATCTAGATCTGGTTATAAGAGAAAAGTTGGTTTTGAAGGCGGTCAGCAACCCTTGCAAAGGCGTATTCCTATGTATGGGTTTAAATGTCCTAGTCGCATTGAGTTTACCCCTTTGAATCTTTCTACTTTGCAAGCATTGGCCGATAAGTACCAGGTTACTTGTATAGATCCTATTTTCTTGCGCAAGCATAACATAATCGGAAAACGTGAAAGGTATAAAATATTAGGAGATGGGCAGTTGACCCTTAAGCTTGCGGTTGCTGCGCATCGTTGTTCAGCTGCTGCTTTACAAGCTATTCAAAACCTTGGCGGAGCAGTTACTATATTACCTATATATGAATAA
- the secY gene encoding preprotein translocase subunit SecY: MNKLFKVIKDIFLIKELSLRIRNTLFFLILFRIGSIIALPGIDVAQISGSAKRVFGLLDSFLGGSLSQVSVFSVGVTPYISASIIMQLLSIAWPKIQKIQREGEMGKRKIAQISRILTVVIAIFQSFQYLFMATGSGNVSIGRTLFIFISIIILTAGALFCMWLGEKITDKGIGNGVTMLMMVGIVSSLPSALYQEAVHRGSRSMFLFVFELLVLFLIVLTLVAFTQATRRVPIQYAKQLSTSTIYGGQRQYIPFKLNSAGVMPIIFANLLIFAFSFLLGFWKDKCVWLAQISGMLQDFTSWLFNLLFAFFIIVFTFFYTAITVNPVQIAEDMKRAGSFIPGVTSGNATARFLDGVLDRITLPGAIFLAVIAILPAFASMAGLSLPFSRFYGGTSLLIMVSSMLETFQQIESYLLMRRYEVIINKGARLN, encoded by the coding sequence ATGAATAAGTTATTTAAGGTTATTAAGGATATATTTTTGATCAAAGAACTTAGCCTTCGTATAAGGAATACCTTGTTCTTTTTGATCCTTTTCCGTATAGGTAGTATCATTGCTTTACCAGGTATAGATGTAGCGCAAATTTCTGGTAGTGCCAAGCGGGTATTTGGTTTGCTCGATAGTTTTTTAGGCGGTTCATTGAGTCAGGTTTCTGTTTTTTCAGTGGGCGTTACGCCTTATATTTCCGCTTCTATTATCATGCAGCTTTTGTCCATTGCTTGGCCAAAAATTCAAAAGATACAACGTGAAGGCGAAATGGGTAAGCGTAAAATTGCGCAAATTTCTCGCATACTTACCGTTGTTATTGCTATCTTTCAGTCTTTTCAATATTTATTCATGGCCACAGGAAGTGGCAATGTCTCTATAGGGCGTACGCTGTTTATTTTTATTTCTATTATTATTTTGACTGCAGGCGCCCTATTTTGTATGTGGTTAGGAGAAAAAATTACAGATAAGGGCATTGGCAATGGGGTTACCATGTTAATGATGGTAGGTATTGTTTCTTCTTTACCCTCTGCTTTATACCAGGAAGCCGTCCACCGTGGTAGTAGGTCTATGTTTTTATTTGTATTTGAATTGCTCGTATTGTTTTTAATTGTGCTTACGTTAGTTGCTTTTACGCAAGCTACACGCAGGGTCCCTATTCAGTATGCAAAGCAATTGAGTACCAGTACAATATATGGGGGGCAGCGTCAATATATACCCTTTAAACTCAATAGTGCGGGTGTCATGCCCATTATATTTGCCAACCTTTTAATTTTTGCCTTTTCATTTTTGTTAGGCTTTTGGAAGGATAAATGCGTTTGGCTGGCCCAAATCAGTGGCATGTTGCAAGATTTTACCAGTTGGCTATTTAACCTTTTGTTTGCCTTTTTTATTATTGTTTTTACTTTTTTTTATACCGCTATTACCGTTAATCCTGTTCAAATAGCAGAAGATATGAAGCGGGCGGGTAGTTTTATTCCTGGTGTGACCTCTGGCAATGCCACTGCCCGTTTTTTAGATGGTGTGTTGGATAGAATTACCTTGCCAGGTGCTATTTTCTTGGCCGTTATTGCTATTTTACCTGCTTTTGCCTCTATGGCTGGTTTAAGTTTACCTTTTTCTAGATTCTACGGGGGAACTTCTTTGTTAATTATGGTTAGTTCCATGTTAGAAACCTTTCAACAAATTGAAAGCTACTTGTTGATGCGTCGATATGAAGTCATTATTAACAAAGGGGCAAGGCTGAATTGA
- the infA gene encoding translation initiation factor IF-1, whose translation MAKIPPIEQGGIVQEALPNAVFKVALKNGHIVRAHISGKMRKNYIRILPGDSVRMELTPYDLTQARIVHRYKTTE comes from the coding sequence ATGGCTAAGATACCTCCTATTGAACAAGGTGGAATAGTACAAGAGGCATTACCAAATGCGGTATTCAAAGTTGCGCTTAAAAATGGCCATATCGTTAGGGCTCATATTTCTGGGAAGATGCGTAAAAACTATATTAGGATTCTTCCTGGCGATTCCGTTAGGATGGAGCTAACGCCTTATGATTTAACGCAAGCTAGGATAGTGCACAGATACAAAACAACCGAATAG
- the rpmJ gene encoding 50S ribosomal protein L36: MKVKTSVRKRSADCKIVRRKGLLYVINKKQPKFKQRQG; the protein is encoded by the coding sequence ATGAAAGTTAAAACATCTGTTAGAAAAAGAAGCGCTGATTGCAAGATTGTACGTCGCAAGGGTCTATTATATGTGATCAATAAAAAGCAGCCTAAATTTAAACAAAGACAAGGATAG
- the rpsM gene encoding 30S ribosomal protein S13 has protein sequence MARVLGVDIPDNKRGEIALTYIYGIGRSSANKILEAVQMDKDRRVATWTDDELKTIRTAIRGVYKIEGDLKSEIRLNIKRLVEIKCYRGNRHQMGLPVRGQRTKTNARTRKGKPKTIANKKKATK, from the coding sequence ATGGCTAGGGTATTAGGTGTAGACATTCCAGATAATAAGCGAGGAGAGATTGCGCTAACATATATATATGGGATTGGCAGAAGTTCTGCAAATAAAATTCTTGAAGCCGTTCAAATGGATAAAGATCGGCGTGTAGCTACTTGGACGGATGATGAATTAAAAACCATCAGGACTGCCATTCGTGGTGTCTATAAAATAGAAGGAGACTTAAAATCAGAAATTCGATTGAATATTAAGCGATTGGTTGAGATTAAGTGTTATAGAGGCAATAGGCATCAGATGGGGTTACCGGTTCGTGGTCAGCGGACCAAAACCAATGCTAGAACGCGTAAAGGAAAGCCTAAGACTATTGCAAATAAAAAGAAGGCTACCAAATAA
- the rpsK gene encoding 30S ribosomal protein S11, which produces MKNTGKNKVKKRVVKVGKEGQAHIQATFNNLIISITNEAGQVIAWSSSGKMGFKGSKKNTPYAAQMASADCAKAAYELGLRRVNVFVQGPGIGRESAIRTLQEHSVEVMSIRDVTPLPHNGCRPPKRRRP; this is translated from the coding sequence ATGAAAAATACGGGAAAAAATAAAGTTAAAAAAAGGGTTGTAAAGGTTGGTAAGGAGGGGCAGGCCCATATTCAAGCTACTTTTAATAACCTTATTATTTCGATTACCAATGAGGCTGGTCAGGTCATTGCTTGGTCTTCTTCTGGTAAGATGGGCTTTAAGGGGTCTAAGAAAAACACACCATATGCTGCTCAAATGGCATCAGCCGACTGTGCAAAAGCTGCTTATGAACTGGGTTTACGACGGGTGAATGTATTTGTACAGGGTCCAGGCATTGGGCGCGAGTCAGCCATTCGCACCCTTCAAGAGCATTCTGTAGAGGTAATGTCTATTAGAGATGTTACGCCTCTTCCGCACAATGGTTGTCGGCCACCTAAGCGTAGGCGCCCATAA
- the rpsD gene encoding 30S ribosomal protein S4: MARYRGPKAKVARRYNSPIFGSSVSKVLQRKNYPPGQHGKRRKRRSQFGLQLVEQQKAKYTYGLLQRQFKNLCEKATKSKGITGEVILQRLEARLDNTVYRLGIAATRREARQMVSHGHITVNGSLVDIPSYTLKPGEIIGIAKKAEKMALIVHNVAAHPSSKYSWLEWDASLMVGKFLAFPQRSEIPEEINERSIVELHSK, from the coding sequence ATGGCAAGATATCGTGGTCCAAAAGCCAAAGTTGCAAGAAGATACAATAGTCCGATATTTGGTTCCTCTGTAAGTAAGGTATTACAAAGAAAAAATTATCCGCCGGGGCAGCATGGTAAAAGGCGTAAAAGGCGTTCTCAGTTTGGGCTTCAATTGGTAGAGCAGCAAAAAGCGAAATATACCTATGGCCTATTGCAGCGTCAGTTTAAGAACCTTTGTGAAAAAGCTACTAAAAGTAAAGGCATTACAGGTGAAGTAATCCTGCAGCGTTTAGAGGCTCGTTTAGACAATACCGTTTATAGGCTGGGTATTGCTGCTACGCGCAGGGAGGCTAGGCAGATGGTATCCCATGGGCACATTACTGTGAATGGCTCCCTAGTGGATATTCCTTCCTATACCTTAAAGCCTGGAGAAATTATAGGTATTGCTAAGAAGGCGGAAAAAATGGCTTTGATTGTGCATAATGTAGCAGCGCATCCATCTAGTAAATATAGTTGGTTGGAATGGGATGCATCATTGATGGTAGGCAAGTTTCTTGCTTTTCCGCAGCGTTCTGAAATACCAGAAGAAATTAATGAGCGAAGCATTGTCGAGCTCCATTCTAAATAG
- a CDS encoding DNA-directed RNA polymerase subunit alpha, producing the protein MSSLAFQMPDRIFVEKVDPLYGIFSFRPLEKGYGTTIGNTLRRVLLSSLEGYAIVSIKIPGVHHEFSTIEGVQEDLVEIILNLKQVRLKKIAEGGDSIISVRVNKSEFRAGDIAKATPFFEVLNPDLLICRLDASASFDIELRIVKHRGYLSAEENKSKEPVLDLIPIDAIFSPIVSVQYRVENMRVGQRTDYEQLTFEIRTDGSISPEESIRQAAKLMIQHLNLLSGKEIVVQSPEDETVQMLDEETVAMQRNLKTHISELKCSSRVLNCLKSAGIETLEDLVTVKDFDTMKFRNFGRKSRDEIDQLLAEKNLKIGMDLSRYKLEG; encoded by the coding sequence ATGTCGTCATTAGCATTTCAAATGCCCGATAGGATATTTGTGGAGAAAGTGGATCCCTTGTATGGCATTTTTAGTTTTCGTCCCCTTGAAAAAGGATATGGTACTACTATTGGTAATACACTGAGGCGAGTATTGTTATCTTCTCTAGAAGGGTATGCTATTGTTTCCATTAAAATTCCTGGTGTCCATCATGAGTTTTCTACTATTGAAGGCGTACAAGAAGATCTGGTAGAGATTATTTTAAATCTCAAGCAGGTGCGTTTAAAGAAAATTGCAGAAGGCGGTGATTCGATCATTTCGGTTCGGGTGAATAAATCTGAATTTCGTGCAGGTGATATTGCCAAAGCTACTCCTTTTTTCGAAGTTTTAAATCCAGATCTACTGATTTGCAGGCTTGATGCATCTGCCAGTTTTGATATAGAGCTGCGTATAGTCAAGCATAGGGGCTATCTTTCAGCTGAGGAGAATAAATCCAAAGAGCCAGTCTTAGATCTTATTCCTATTGACGCCATCTTTTCTCCTATTGTAAGTGTACAATATCGTGTGGAGAATATGCGTGTCGGGCAGCGTACAGATTATGAACAATTGACCTTTGAAATAAGAACAGATGGTTCCATTAGTCCGGAGGAGAGTATTCGGCAAGCGGCTAAGTTAATGATTCAGCATCTTAATTTGTTATCTGGTAAGGAAATTGTTGTGCAATCTCCGGAAGATGAAACGGTTCAGATGTTAGATGAGGAAACAGTAGCCATGCAAAGGAATCTCAAAACCCATATTAGTGAGTTGAAGTGTTCTTCTCGTGTGTTAAATTGTCTTAAATCAGCAGGCATTGAGACTTTAGAAGATCTTGTAACGGTAAAAGATTTTGATACCATGAAGTTTAGAAATTTTGGTCGTAAGTCACGTGATGAGATCGATCAACTTTTGGCAGAAAAGAATCTGAAAATTGGTATGGATCTCTCTAGGTATAAGTTGGAAGGGTAG
- the rplQ gene encoding 50S ribosomal protein L17, protein MRHRNKINRLGRPAGHRKALLMNLAKSLIMHKRIVTTAAKGKVLRSFIEPILTRAKQDTMHSRRIVFSHFQDKEPVKELFNHIAEKIQQRFGGYTRIIKLANRAGDNAAMCMIELVDYNAIYIKEAKVVKTVRRRRRKGSTAMVQESAAVVQEVVTEAAKE, encoded by the coding sequence ATGAGACATAGAAATAAAATTAATCGGTTGGGTAGGCCTGCAGGCCATAGGAAAGCATTGCTTATGAATTTAGCTAAGTCGCTCATTATGCATAAGCGTATCGTTACCACTGCAGCAAAAGGAAAGGTATTGCGTTCATTTATTGAACCCATTCTTACCAGAGCCAAGCAGGATACTATGCATTCTAGAAGAATAGTTTTTTCTCACTTTCAAGATAAAGAGCCTGTAAAAGAGCTCTTTAATCATATTGCTGAAAAAATTCAGCAACGTTTCGGTGGTTATACCCGTATCATTAAGTTGGCCAATCGTGCGGGAGACAATGCGGCTATGTGCATGATTGAATTAGTGGACTACAATGCTATCTATATAAAAGAAGCTAAAGTGGTTAAAACCGTGCGACGAAGGAGAAGAAAGGGCAGTACGGCTATGGTGCAAGAAAGTGCGGCTGTCGTACAAGAAGTAGTGACTGAGGCCGCTAAAGAATAG
- a CDS encoding FtsB family cell division protein has product MQQKRGMAHNQHAIYHKSKMRLFKKVWLDPYCIVTILFVVWMCFLDDQNLFVQYRLYQRWQKLQTDVIDYNLQIKQIKKEKVELMHNMDCLEKFAREKYYMKREQEDVYVIIRE; this is encoded by the coding sequence ATGCAGCAGAAAAGGGGGATGGCGCATAATCAACACGCTATCTATCATAAAAGTAAAATGCGCCTTTTTAAAAAAGTGTGGTTAGATCCCTATTGTATTGTAACCATTTTGTTCGTTGTATGGATGTGTTTTTTGGATGATCAGAATCTGTTTGTACAGTATAGGCTGTACCAGCGTTGGCAAAAATTGCAAACAGATGTGATCGATTATAATCTACAGATTAAACAGATTAAGAAAGAAAAAGTAGAGCTTATGCATAATATGGATTGCTTAGAAAAGTTTGCTCGTGAAAAATATTATATGAAACGCGAGCAAGAAGATGTATATGTTATTATAAGAGAATAG